In the genome of bacterium, the window GGGAGCAACCTGGTCGGCGGCCCCCACCCCGTCGGCATGGACGTCGTCAACGTCGGGCGGCTGGCGGGGTTTCCGGCGGGCGCGGAGGTGACGCCGGAGGCGCTGCGCCGGGCGCGCTTGATCCAGGGCGCGCAGGTGAAGATCCTGGGCGGCGGCGACCTCGGGCACGCGCTCGTGGTCAAAGCGCACGCGTTCAGCAAGGGCGCGCGTGAGCGCATCGAAGCGGCCGGCGGCCGCGCCGAGGTGATCGAAGCGTGATTCCCGGGCTCGCCAATATCGTTCGCATCCCGGATCTCCGCCGGAAGTTTCTCTTCACGGTTGGGATGCTGGCGTTGTTCCGGCTGGGGTCGCACATCCCCGTGCCGGGGGTCGACGTGCTCCGGCTGCAGAGCCTCTTCCAGCAGGGGCAGGCCGGCAACGTGTTCGGCTTCATCGACCTGTTCGTCGGGGGCGCGTTTTCGCGCTTCGCGCTGTTCGCGCTCGGCGTGTTCCCCTACATCACCGCGTCGATCATTTTCAGCCTGCTCGAGGTGGTCTTCCCCGAGCTCAAGGAGATCCACCGCGAGGAAGGGGAGGCCGGACGCCGGAAGATCGGCCAGTGGACCCTCTACCTCTCCGTGATCCTGGCGATCGTCCAGGGCACCGGCCAGATGCTGCTGATCCGCAACCTCGGGGCGATCGATAACCCGCGGCCGCTCATCCTCGGTGAAATCGTGGCGACGCTCGTCGCCGGGACGATGGTGCTGACCTGGATGGGCTCGATCATGACCGAATACGGCATCGGCAACGGCGTGTCGCTGATCATCTTCGCCGGCATCGTCGCGCGGCTGCCCAACCAGCTGGGCCAGACGATCGGGCTCGTGAACGTGGGCGAAGCGTCCGTGTTCCGCGCCCTGGCGGATATCGCGGTGATCTTGTTCAGCATCGTGGCCGTCGTCGTAGTGACCCAGGCCGCGCGCAAGATCCCGATCCAGTACGCGAAGCGCATCGTCGGCCGGCGGATGGTCGGCGGGCAGACCACGTACCTGCCGATCCGGATCGCGTCGGCCGGGGTGATCCCGATCATCTTCGCGATCTCCGTGATGCAGTTCCCTTCGACGATCGCGCAGTTCTCGCGCTGGGAGTGGTTGCAGCGCCTCGGCGGGTATCTCTCGATCAGCAGCACGGTCGGGAGCATCCTGTACTTCGTGCTGATCATCGCGTTCACGTATTTCTACACGGCGGTGAGCTTCGATCCCGAAGACGTCTCCGACAACATCAAGAAGTACGGGGGCTTCGTCCCCGGCATCCGGCCGGGCCGCCCCACGACCGACTACCTGATGCGAATTTTGGAGAAGCTGACGTTCGTCGGCGCGCTCTTCCTCGGTCTGATCGCGGTCGGCCCGATCTTCCTGGCGCGGTTCACCGGGCAGCTGACGCTGTACCTGACCGGCACGTCGTTGTTGATCGTCGTCGGCGTCGCGCTCGAGACGATGAAGCAGATCGAGGCCTACGTGCTCATGCGTCACTATGAAGGCTTCATGAAATGACCGCGCCCCGCCGGTTCCGCCCGACGACGCGGTGACGATGAATCTCGTCTTCATGGGACCGCCCGGCGCCGGCAAGGGGACGCAGGCCGAGCTGTGCCGCGTCCGCCACAACGTGCCGCACATTTCCACGGGCGACATGTTTCGGGCCGCGGTGCGGGCCGACACCGAGGTGGGGCGGCGGGCCACGGAGTACATGCGGCGGGGCGACCTCGTCCCCGACGCGATCGTGCAGCAGATGGTGGAG includes:
- the rplO gene encoding 50S ribosomal protein L15; translated protein: PAHGARRRGRRAGRGHASGRGNTAGRGHKGQKARSGGQRRPGFEGGQLPLVKRVPYRRGIRGAGSNLVGGPHPVGMDVVNVGRLAGFPAGAEVTPEALRRARLIQGAQVKILGGGDLGHALVVKAHAFSKGARERIEAAGGRAEVIEA
- the secY gene encoding preprotein translocase subunit SecY, with amino-acid sequence MIPGLANIVRIPDLRRKFLFTVGMLALFRLGSHIPVPGVDVLRLQSLFQQGQAGNVFGFIDLFVGGAFSRFALFALGVFPYITASIIFSLLEVVFPELKEIHREEGEAGRRKIGQWTLYLSVILAIVQGTGQMLLIRNLGAIDNPRPLILGEIVATLVAGTMVLTWMGSIMTEYGIGNGVSLIIFAGIVARLPNQLGQTIGLVNVGEASVFRALADIAVILFSIVAVVVVTQAARKIPIQYAKRIVGRRMVGGQTTYLPIRIASAGVIPIIFAISVMQFPSTIAQFSRWEWLQRLGGYLSISSTVGSILYFVLIIAFTYFYTAVSFDPEDVSDNIKKYGGFVPGIRPGRPTTDYLMRILEKLTFVGALFLGLIAVGPIFLARFTGQLTLYLTGTSLLIVVGVALETMKQIEAYVLMRHYEGFMK